In Drosophila mauritiana strain mau12 unplaced genomic scaffold, ASM438214v1 Y_11, whole genome shotgun sequence, a genomic segment contains:
- the LOC117149990 gene encoding intracellular protein transport protein uso1-like, with product MEFGHLAKYKNIILRERDRLAGEVVDLEKRLATNRYYSENLEYIIRNNEDAMSKMASRAKFAEGERLNVESKLRALMKTMEEQKEAHGKTMMKLDIANRELSETTRKLSQKISDYDRQRVHLDKYRSEVNALNKAMHKNEDDIADLTKNQKNNEEMIKQLRLIEKEKSNAVSQLTSRLKKSIEDQNNATTRMYKLNRKVMMLNSEILRLKNNINSLEKDVLNANGRTDDIRRIKETLQRERDSLRSDIIKLNNTMADLKHDMMLKANMISSLNLDMNKLNVKLDEAYILKSKAEKERDEMAQEMETLHERIENYQ from the exons ATGGA attTGGACATCTGGCCAAGTATAAGaatataatactaagagaacgCGACCGGTTAGCGGGAGAAGTTGTGGACTTAGAAAAACGATTAGCCACAAATCGATATTACTCGGAAAACTTGGAATACATCATTCGAAACAATGAAGATGCTATGAGCAAAATGGCTTCTCGAGCTAAATTTGCTGAAGGAGAACGCCTAAACGTAGAATCTAAGTTAAGAGCTTTAATGAAGACCATGGAAGAACAAAAAGAAGCACATGGAAAGACTATGATGAAACTGGATATTGCGAATAGAGAATTATCAGAAACGACACGTAAACTCAGTCAAAAAATTTCGGACTATGACAGACAGAGGGTCCACCTAGATAAATATAGAAGTGAAGTTAACGCATTAAATAAGGCAATGCACAAAAATGAAGATGACATAGCCGACCTaactaaaaatcaaaaaaataacGAGGAAATGATAAAGCAGTTAAGGcttattgaaaaagaaaaatcaaatgccGTTTCTCAATTAACCAGCAGGCTTAAAAAATCTATTGAAGATCAAAATAATGCGACAACAAGAATGTACAAACTAAATAGAAAAGTCATGATGTTAAATAGTGAAATATTAAGGCTTaa AAACAACATTAATTCTCTGGAGAAGGATGTCTTGAATGCAAATGGCCGAACGGATGATATTCGTCGTATCAAAGAGACATTGCAACGTGAACGTGATAGCCTTAGAAGtgatattataaaattaaataacacAATGGCGGACTTAAAACATGATATGATGTTAAAGGCAAATATGATAAGTTCCTTAAACCTCGATATGAACAAACTAAATGTAAAACTAGATGAAGCTTACATTCTTAAGTCCAAAgcagagaaagagagagatgAAATGGCGCAAGAAATGGAAACTCTTCATGAACGCATTGAAAACTATCAAG